Within the bacterium genome, the region GTCTCCTCGAAACGTTGCTCGAGCTCTTGCTGGACGCTGATAGACACCTCCAAGGTCATTGGGGCCATGAGCTCGACCATCAGCTCTGCGATCGCCTGATCGAGACCCTGCCCGTGGATGATCTGGCAAGAAGGTCCCAATTTATCTTTGCAGCAGTAACTCGGGATGAGCTCTCCCTGGCGCGGGTGGTAATGGACTGTCATCCGCTGACCACATTTGCCGCACAAGACCAGTCCTTGCAGTAGTGCTCTGCCTTCTCTGGGTGGGCTGCGCCGATCCGCCCCTACCGCTTGGGCGTTTTCTTCCAACCGACGCATATTCTCCTCGTACTCCTGCTGGGTGATATAGCCTTCATGAGCGTCGGGGACGCAGGCGACCCAGTCTTGAGGATCTCGACACTGTCGCCGCTTCGGCCCTTTGGGAGTCATCTGTGTTTGCATTCGACCGTAGGCGAAGATGCCTGCGTAACGAGGATTCTGCAAGACTCGTAGGGCACATCCGACATCGAGATCTTTCCATAGGATCCTCTGACTCTTGGATCCCGGACCCCTGGTGGGACGGCGCGGAAACTGGAGCCCTTGTTCGTGAAAGGTGCGCGCTGTTCCCAGGGCCGAGCCGACTCGGCGAAACGTGGCGAAGAAGAGCCGAATCGCCTCTTGCACCTGCGTGTCGGGATCGAGCACGACCTGCGATTGCTCATCGTAGAGAAAGCCGACAGGAAGCGGCACCTTGAGATCGCCCCGCCGGGCCTTGTTGAGCAGTCCTCCCTGAAGACGGGTGCGCAGCGTATACAACTCGGCTTCGGACATGGTCCCCTTCAGGCCCAGCAAGAGCCGGTCGTTGAAATGAGCCGGATTGTACAGGCCGTCTTCGTCGAGGATCAGCGTGTTACTCAGAGCACAGATTTCCAGCAGTCGATGCCAGTCGGCCGAATTGCGGGCCAGGCGCGAGACCTCGAGTCCCATCACCAGTCCGGCACGACCCAGACTGACATCGGTGACCAGATTCTGGAAGCCGATCCGATCGGATG harbors:
- a CDS encoding recombinase family protein; this encodes MRQDHHQKVTAQHLTRGAYLYIRQSTLRQVVENTESTRRQYDLRERALSLGWAQDQIVVVDSDQGLSASTSDRIGFQNLVTDVSLGRAGLVMGLEVSRLARNSADWHRLLEICALSNTLILDEDGLYNPAHFNDRLLLGLKGTMSEAELYTLRTRLQGGLLNKARRGDLKVPLPVGFLYDEQSQVVLDPDTQVQEAIRLFFATFRRVGSALGTARTFHEQGLQFPRRPTRGPGSKSQRILWKDLDVGCALRVLQNPRYAGIFAYGRMQTQMTPKGPKRRQCRDPQDWVACVPDAHEGYITQQEYEENMRRLEENAQAVGADRRSPPREGRALLQGLVLCGKCGQRMTVHYHPRQGELIPSYCCKDKLGPSCQIIHGQGLDQAIAELMVELMAPMTLEVSISVQQELEQRFEETERLRQKRVTRKRYEADLSRQRFMQVDPNNRLVAATLEAEWNEKLRELAAAQEEFERRREQDRQTLSEEQKSRISALTTDFPKLWNDSRTPSRERKRMIRLLIEDVTLLREDGITAHIRFKGGATRTLNLPAPLSAWQQRKTSPQLVAEIDRLLDHHTESEIARSLAEEGRLSPTGLPFTPQIVCTIRKSYRLKRRYHRLRDAGYLTLAEWARMLHVGQERLARWRERGFFKAHHFNDRCCLYELNPDGLDDLPEPLKQAASRGRSPQTTNEV